One Phaseolus vulgaris cultivar G19833 chromosome 2, P. vulgaris v2.0, whole genome shotgun sequence DNA window includes the following coding sequences:
- the LOC137810755 gene encoding zinc-finger homeodomain protein 9-like: MDLTNNANTTHANPQTPQHPTTKRHRPTTAPPPSQPPSAVVCYKECLKNHAASIGGHALDGCGEFMPSSSSNPTEPRSLTCAACGCHRNFHHRDTQQYHSNPRPNFISFYHSPPPPHHGPGLCTSPSPSPLSSPSPPPLSHHFPGRRPVLGLFGPGNEHHHTSFHLSESPSGKKRFRTKFSQEQKEKMQNFSEKLGWRMQKGDEGLVQDFCNEIGVSRGVFKVWMHNNKNTCRKRSLEPDENTNANASDTLNNNPYSTNHDTQN; the protein is encoded by the coding sequence ATGGACCTCACCAACAACGCCAATACTACACACGCAAATCCTCAAACCCCCCAACACCCCACCACCAAGCGCCACCGCCCCACCACCGCTCCTCCGCCCTCACAGCCACCGTCCGCGGTCGTTTGCTACAAGGAGTGCCTCAAAAACCACGCTGCCAGCATAGGTGGCCACGCGCTTGATGGATGCGGTGAGTTCATGCCCTCCTCTTCCTCCAATCCCACAGAACCACGCTCGCTAACTTGCGCCGCCTGTGGATGCCACCGTAACTTCCACCACCGTGACACACAACAGTATCACTCCAACCCCAGGCCAAATTTCATAAGCTTCTACCACTCACCGCCGCCACCCCATCATGGCCCGGGCCTGTGCactagcccaagcccaagcccgtTGTCAAGCCCCAGCCCGCCGCCTCTCTCCCACCATTTCCCTGGCCGCAGACCAGTCCTGGGGCTCTTTGGCCCGGGAAACGAGCATCACCACACGAGTTTCCATCTTTCCGAGAGCCCGAGTGGAAAGAAGAGGTTCAGGACCAAGTTCAGCCAAGAGCAGAAGGAGAAGATGCAGAATTTCTCTGAGAAATTGGGTTGGAGAATGCAGAAAGGGGATGAAGGGTTGGTGCAAGATTTCTGCAATGAGATTGGCGTTTCAAGAGGGGTCTTCAAGGTGTGGATGCACAACAATAAGAACACTTGCAGGAAGAGATCATTGGAGCCTGATGAAAACACCAATGCCAATGCTTCTGATACTCTTAATAACAATCCTTACAGCACCAACCATGACACTCAAAACTGA